DNA from Podarcis muralis chromosome 13, rPodMur119.hap1.1, whole genome shotgun sequence:
TGATTGTTTTCATCGTCATCCATGATCACCATCTCCACaaccccatgtacttcttcctaggGAACTTCTCTTTCCTGGAGATCTTTTATGTCACCACGCTGTCGCCCAAGATGCTGGCCAATTTCTTGGCAGAGAGGAGGGCCATCTGCTTCTACTGTTGCATCACCCAAGCcttttttcatttccttcttgGGGCTACTGAATTCTGCCTGCTTGCCTCAATGTCCTTTGACCGCTACATAGCCATCTGCAACCCACTGCATTACAGCATCATCATGAACAGCAAGCTTTGCCTGCAGTTAGCCTTGGGGTCTTGGCTGGGAGGTTTCTTCACTGTCATAGTGCAGACCATCTTGATCTGCCAACTCCCATTTTGTGGCCCCAACCTGATCAACCATTTCTATTGTGATGTGACCCCATTGCTGAGCTTGGCTTGCTCTGATACCCACCTGCTCGAGCAGATAGTGTTAGTGGGGTCTGCCCTTCTCCTGTTCAGCTCCTTCTTACTCACTGCCATCTCCTACATCTTCATCATCTCCACCATATTGCGCATCCCTTCTTCGTCGGGGCGACAGaaggctttctcaacctgtgcCGCCCACCTGACGGTGGTGTCCATACAATATGGAACAGTGATGTTCATGTACGTGAAGCCCAAAGCAAACTCCTCTCTGGAGGTAAACAAAGTGGTATCTGTGCTGAATACAGTTATAACCCCGCTCCTCAACCCTTTCATCTACACCCTGAGGAACAAAGACGTCAAAGAAGCTTTGAGGAAGGCagtgaatattaaaaaaaaaaaatccactgaaCTGATACGGAGTGACTTGATTTGATTGCCATTTATTGCCAAAGaggattaaaaatatataaagttGGGAAACTGTCTatgtcaaaaaataaaaaaaataaaaaattcacaaTCGTAAGCAACACTTTCAGAAGGTCTAGGAATCTTTTGGTCTCAGAGGATGGTGGTCACCTTTGAATGTGACTCGGaatctacaactaatccaaaatgccacagctagactggtgactgggagtggccaccgagaccacataacaccaggcctgaaagacctacattggctcccagtacatttccgagcacaattcaaaatgttggtgctgacctttaaagccctaagcactGCTAATGTTCCTTTTGAAGAGCTGGGTCCTTGCAGAGTCCAGCTGGGTCCAGCAGGTGCTTGCAGAGGTGGAGGCAGCCAGGTACATTTGCCCCAGGTCTTGGAGGACTAAGCTGGCTGGGTGTGGGGGACAAGGGACTAgctgctttttttgtttgagtttgtaAGATTAATAAAACAAGATTCCCGTGTCAGGTCTCAGACAAGCCAATGGTCATAGATAatgatagaaatatatatatatttttaaaaaatgtccaactaagtttgttcttggtatgagcttttgtatgtatgtacacttcttcagatagataATGATGTCTGTAGTCTACCACATCTAGAGGGAACTGGAAGGCCCAGCCTTTCTTGGAAACAGGCACTGCAGGTAAACTCAACACAAACTAATTATTTAAATACAGTAGTCGGGGTGTCCTATTTACTCTTCAGTCTCAAGGCCCACATTGCCTTTCTACTCTCATTCATCTCTACAGAAAGTTCCCTCTTCAAGTAGTTCCTCCACACCCAGGAACTAACTGTATACACAGGTACAATGTGTTGACTACTCTTTGCCTAAAAGATGGCCATTTATTCACATTTCTATACTTCTACTCTGACAAGGCACCTGAAGGCACTAaactattagaatcatagaattgtagaattggaagagaccctgaggatcatctggcccaaacccctgcaatgcaggaatatgcagctgtcccatacagggattgaacctgcaaccttggtgttatcaacaccacgctctaaccaaccgaCTGGTTACAACCActtgtattttgctttgtttttaaggaaagcatTGAAGACATTCCTAAAGGATGATTCCAACAATGGTGATTTGCCATGAGACTTAAACAGATCTTCCATGTTCATAGGCATTATCATTCTCTGGGCAACAAGAAAGGGGGTTtttaatgttgggggggggggcaaagcacaAGGGAGAGCCATTGTGTTCCTGCCTTGCATGTATGATCAAGGCAGGAAGCATCTGGTTAGCAGTTTTTGGAAGCGGGATGCCCcccttttctgctgctctgaTCTAGAGATGCATTTTGTGGTCTTCCAGCTTTTACTCAtctcccatctagtccagtactctgttctcacagatgcctatgggaagcctgcaagctagacaggagtgcaacagcactctgcccacctgtgtttCCCAAGAACTGATATTCACAGGCctactgcctctggcagtggaggtagaactcagccaccatggctagtagctgctgatagccttttcctccagtAATTTGCCTAAGCCCCTTGCAAAGCCTTCCATTGTTTCCTGTGCAAGCAAGTTTCATATCTTAATAATAATGCATTCTCTGAGTATTTGAGGCCAGGAGTCCACCAGCAGCAGCTCCACAGCATTCAAACCCTCCGGCTTTGTCCAGGCACTTGCCAAGGAAAACATATCTTAAGTTCCCCAAAgtgcttctctgtctctctcaggtGGTTTAATTTCCCTAGTGGGAATGGTTAGGACTGAAGTACTCTTTCCCATATATTTATATTGCTCTTGTAAACCCGCACCAAAGAACTTCATTGTGCTCTACAGGAAGCAGAATGCAAAAAGATATATGCCTGAAGTATTTGTTCTTTTCCTCCTCATTTATGTGCTCATCTGCACATATACAGGCATCAGAGCAAGAGGCAGACAGTGTTATAGTTCGATAGCATCTTTAGCTGCTATTAAGTATCATGCTCTATATTGCATATATTGTTTTTCTCATTATCATAAGTGCTTTGAAAATAGTGGATACTGTACAAATACTAGAATATGTGACAATGTTTTCcaggaaacaaacagaaaatgtttACTCTGAGAACCAGTCGGGATGTGTAAAATTGTGAGTaccctctttctttttcaatcATATGATGATGTGTGGTTTATTTTTCTACATCGATCAAGTGCTATTTGTTATTGAACCAACAAGGTGGTTGCAGCACAATGGGGTGAGTGGTGAGCCAGTGACCCATATTTTCATCGATTGTGCAAAATTATTGGTCAACTGCAAAAGCTTTACTCAATTGATAGTCCAGTCATGCCACTAAAGGAACTGAGTGGCAATGTTCAAAAATCTTTcagcagaaaacaaaaggaaTTAAGTATATGCTTTACTTCATCTCCATCGATTGCTGTAACTTTTATGTGTGAATGTTTTGAGGTTCTAAACAGCACCGTGTCTTCAGAGCCACAATCTCAcaccttctttaaaaataataataatgaagtataCACTTAATCCAGATCattaaatgaatatatttttttttacagagccATATAAGGTTTTCTGCCCAAATTGCAAAACTAAATCTGAAATGCAATTTGCAATCTGGATttgaccttttttttattttcagtccaaatctgacattttaaattttaattttaaaatcccTAAAGTTCACTTTAAAGTGAAATCATATAGTTCAATTATCTACGTGTGTGGAGGTGCAAGGAATATATGGAGAATTATGAGTTTTGTTCTCCTTAGAAGGAAGGCTAAAGTGGTATAGCGAGACAGGGTTTATGATCATAGATTCAtaaaattgtagtgttggaaggaaccAGAAGGGTTATTAGTTCAGCACTCAGCAATGCAGGAACCCTGACTCTTTTCCAGAGAATGTAATTATTTCTTTGTGCTGTATATATGGATAGTTACAGAGGGCAATCTTTCTTTGGAGACTAATAGCATGGGTGGATATTGCCATTGCATCTGCTTATGAGCATTTCTATTGGCCTTTAAGATCTGTGAAGTGGGTATGTGCTAATAGATAGAATCTGGGGATAGGGAAGCAACCCAATTCAGTTCATGTTAAAATGCAAGCTTactacactttctgaaacagtacatgacccaaaacacagccgtccttcatAATCTGTGTTTCTCCCAATTTAGCAACGccattctccagtcaagtaaaaCATACAATAATGCATATAGTGGGGAGAAGTGAGCATGAAAATTTATATCTTTAAAAAGCATGCAAAATTGGTTTTGAAATGTGAAGAGGCTAgataaatgagaaacagagaaacagattcacccatccctaatagAATCACCTTCTAGATAGAGCATCTCTCTGACCCGGTTTTGCAACTCTTCCCTATGTTTTAATGCAGGTGATGATGGAAAACCAAACAGTTGTGGTCGAGTTTATTttactgggcttccccagcatcCAAAAGGTGCGAATTCTAGTGTTTGTGAGTGTCTTGGTGATCTACACCTTGACTGTCACTGGGAATATTGTCATCGTGGCCACTGTAGTCCATGACACCACTCTACATAAGCCAATGTACTTCTTCCTTGGAAACCTTTCATTCTTAGGAATCATCTATGTGACCGCGACCATACCCAAACTGCTGGCCAACTTACTTTCAATCAAGAAATCAATCAGCCTAGCTGGTTGCAAAGCTCAAGCATTCTCCCATTTTTTCCTGGGGGCCACCGAATTCTTCCTTCTCACCGCCATGGCGTATGATCGCTACATGGCTATTTGCCACCCTCTCCACTACCATGCCATCATGAGCAGTAAGGTTTGTGTTCAGCTGGCTTGTGGCTCTTGGCTCGGTGGCTTGATGACGGTCTTGGTGCAGACGATTCTAGTGTTCCGCCTGCCTTTCTGTGGCCCCAATATCATCAATCACTTCTACTGCGACGTTGGACCATTGCTGAAGCTGGCTTGCACTGACACTCGCCCCATAGAGTGGATCGTCTTCATCGTGGCCACCATTGTGGTCTTCTGCAATTCCCTGATGACGGTGGTTTCGTACATCTTCATCATCTCCACCGTGATGAGAATCCCGTCAGCCTCTGGGAGGCAGAAAGCTTTCTCCACTTGCATTGCTCACTTGATGGTTGTCATCATGCTGTATGGGGCAATCATCTTTATCTACGTCAGGCCAAGCGGACATGCCTCTTTGGGTTGGAACAAGCTGGTATCCCTCCTAAACACCCTAGTCACTCCACTGCTGAACCCTTTCATATATACACTCAGGAACAAGGAAGTGAAAGATGCCCTGAAAAAGGGATTCACCAGGAATAAAGTATTTGAGGACAACAAATGGTAAATGAAAGGAGGATTATGCACAATGTGGATGGGATTGGGTCTAGTGGAACTTTTCACTGGGAGATGTACAGAACTCAGAAATCGCATCTGATCAACCCATATACTTGTGCTATTTTCCCCAGGTATGGAGGTGTCAGTTTATAATGGACAAGAAATGGATAATGAACAGTAGGCACCTGAGGTTTAGGGAATATACTATTACTGGGCGGGAAATACACATGTGCTATGCCAGAGAAATGGGACATTAGATCTTAGCACCTTCATATACATACCCACTGTGACTATGAACTCAGTTAGGTGGCATTGGGGAACTCACTCATAGCTCAGCATGGTCCCTTTTCATGAAATGGGGACTTACTTTATAGAGATGTTTCGAAACTGGGTGAGAAATTAAAGATGTTGGGAGCTGACAAAATGTGGGCAGAATAAATTTGTGGCAGAAGCGTAAGGAATAGTTCGAATTTTCATGTACAGttggatattattttttttaaaaaaagaaatcatcaAATTGTGTTGGATTGTCAAATTATTGTTGCATTCTTTGGAAGATGAATGGAAAGAATGGCCTACAAAGATCACATAAAGCATTTTTTACTTCTTTATTGATAGATCTTGTCACACACAAAACATATACGACTGTGGGCAAATTCAACTTTGGCTTTCTTATTGTGAATGATTATTTACTTTTGTGCTATGGTtgttttcatgcattttttacaactcttttttttaaagtgaaataaataaaatagaacataTTAGGTTGAATTATTTTCCATGAAATGACATGAATAAGGGAAGATCTGTGTGACAGGAAATGCCTGGAAGTTGTCACCTCCTAAATCTTATCTAGAAGGAGAGGTATATATGCTTCCAGAGATGGATTGCTATTTATCAAGGGAAATACAACTGGAATGATCACCAACACCAGATGTAACATTAAGGACTATAACTTTAAGGAATTGTGCTTGAGCTAGATTCTcttgcctccctcccctttcctgttTCCTTATGTGTCATGTCTTTTTAGTTTGTGAACCTAATGGAGGAACCATCTTAGAACTTACTCTGTAACCTgctctgaaaacatttttttaaaactaaagGGTAGGGTGTAAATGctgtaaatgaataaaataaaaaaaaatgaaaatctttTATAGAATGTTGCAGTTTCCCCCCTGCACTAAGGGTGTGCTTGTGTGAATGTGACAGTTGTAACATAGCCATAGGGTGGCCCTGGCAAGGCTTCAGTGTTGGATATGATGACTTGTGTAGTCTAATGTGGTCATGGGATATTTGGGCAGGTTTGCCACAGGTCAATTCCAAAGTATTAAATGATGCTTCTCTAATTCATGGTGTGTATATTGCAGCAAGAAAACTAGaatatgtgtgcatttgtgtattTCCTGATTAGTAGTAAAAGCCTACAAGATCAGATCAGAATTCACCAGGTGATTCCTAAAAGCTAATAGCAATCAGGATGTCAGACAATTATATCAGAGGTGTTTGATGGTGCCTGCCTTAACTTATGAAATACTTCACATTATGCGAACGTCTGAATGGGTTTTTAGACCTCATCCTGTAAATAGAGCATATAGGCAAAGAGCAGCAAAAATTGGAAGCTAATGAGATTGCAAAGAAAGTCCTCTAATCCTCTAAAGTGTTTTagctgctttgggttttttttcttttatgaaataaataaggtaaaaaaataaatcatcaaaAGAGTTCATTGTGTCTGGAGTACTTTGGAtgagtttgttttcttcttcaaaagaGTTGATCCTTCACAGATAACTGGCCCTTGTTGAttaatttctgcattaatttTCTGCTTTGTGGAACAGAGAAAGTCTTCACTATATTTCCATCTTGAAGACTTATGCTATTGAAAAAGCTCTGAGAGCTAGAAATCTTCCACAAATTGGCCCCTTGATGATTATGAAAGCTCTTAAGGTTTTTAAATCTCTTGGGTTTGACAAGAATCTGAAATTGCCCTAAGATGCACTTGACAGTTCCAAAACCACTGAGAGTGGATGTTTGTGTCTGAATGCACAATTTGAAGAGAGAGAAGTAACTTAGACAAGAAAGCAACTCTTAAACTCAATATTTCGTAATTACTGACTAACTGGAGATAACTTATCTGTACttcaaaaaaaaatcaagatCCTTAGTTACTTTTAGGGTGGAGATTATTTGCATTGAAAGCTCTTGTCCCTCAAAGTTATCTGGATGTTTTGCTTCAGATTTAATTGGTAGAGCCAACTACATCTAAGGCAACCTGGTATtacttaattattttatttcttaaaatttatttaccATTTGATTGTAAAACCAAAAAACACTTCATATCTATTGTTTATGCCTCTGCTGTTCCAGCCTAttagtatgtatttatttatcaatGCATTGATAACCTGACTTTTAACCATAATTTCTGAGGGGCTTCacaaccctttttttaaaaagcaggaaaaagcgatacaatatataaattaaattcaAGTTAAATTAAGGAAGCATCTGAACATCCAGTTTTGAGCAGTATGGAAAATACCATTAAAAGGACACCTAGTTCCCATTAAATATTGGGGTGTGAGAGAGAAGTGTCTCCTTGAGTCACATGAGAGGGTCCAAAACAAATGCGAAAGAAAAGGGGGTTTCACTCCATTTAGAAATAGCAGCATTTAAAATATCTAACAAAGTGGAAGATGTTCAtctctctgcttccctttttTCTCAATCCTTTTTCCATTTGTGAATCTATGGGACTCTAAGAAGCTTCTCTGAATCTTTTGTTAGCACCACTCATTTACTAGCAGTCATCACAACTTACTAGGTTTGAAGTTGATCACATCAATCAACAAGCCAAGGAGAGCCACATCAACTTAGTAGGATGTCAGTCAGTCCTACTAAGGTGAGTTGTTTTCTAAATATTATTTAGTAAAAACTACctgctaaccagaaggttggtggttcgagtccATCCAGGAATGGCTGTGAGCAGGATTCCTGTAttacaggggcttggactagatgaccaccagAGTCCTTTCCgtctctatgtttctatgattctatgaaaaggctAAACAGCCTTAGAAgtctaacaaaaaaaaaattgtgcatgAGCATTCCTGGGGGCAACTACCTTTATCAGCTGTGTTCATCAAATGAAGGTCTTAAAATATATTTGCTAGAATAACATGTGGTTCTGATGATG
Protein-coding regions in this window:
- the LOC114583514 gene encoding olfactory receptor 6X1-like, producing the protein MENQTVVVEFILLGFPSIQKVRILVFVSVLVIYTLTVTGNIVIVATVVHDTTLHKPMYFFLGNLSFLGIIYVTATIPKLLANLLSIKKSISLAGCKAQAFSHFFLGATEFFLLTAMAYDRYMAICHPLHYHAIMSSKVCVQLACGSWLGGLMTVLVQTILVFRLPFCGPNIINHFYCDVGPLLKLACTDTRPIEWIVFIVATIVVFCNSLMTVVSYIFIISTVMRIPSASGRQKAFSTCIAHLMVVIMLYGAIIFIYVRPSGHASLGWNKLVSLLNTLVTPLLNPFIYTLRNKEVKDALKKGFTRNKVFEDNKW
- the LOC114583515 gene encoding olfactory receptor 6X1-like produces the protein MPQTNQTVLTEFILQGFPGSAELQKYLFVPVLLMYILTVTGNILIVFIVIHDHHLHNPMYFFLGNFSFLEIFYVTTLSPKMLANFLAERRAICFYCCITQAFFHFLLGATEFCLLASMSFDRYIAICNPLHYSIIMNSKLCLQLALGSWLGGFFTVIVQTILICQLPFCGPNLINHFYCDVTPLLSLACSDTHLLEQIVLVGSALLLFSSFLLTAISYIFIISTILRIPSSSGRQKAFSTCAAHLTVVSIQYGTVMFMYVKPKANSSLEVNKVVSVLNTVITPLLNPFIYTLRNKDVKEALRKAVNIKKKKSTELIRSDLI